The following proteins are co-located in the Silene latifolia isolate original U9 population chromosome 1, ASM4854445v1, whole genome shotgun sequence genome:
- the LOC141601916 gene encoding APO protein 3, mitochondrial, whose translation MILVKRIRFRQLINLNQYRVERHCCGGGFDEESINVIPFGEEFHDPLYTDLPVSRKSKSERKPYPTPMKTLIQRAKEEKELMKSMPCRILEHPPDNGLLVPELVDVSKRVYFARENLLIGISKLLIFIPVFRCRFCSEVHVGPVGHDIRSCTGPKSGFRSSMHEWVRGGVNDIIDFPKCFHLFDRVKNPRVIHKERFNFPRIPAVLELCIQAGVNLEKYPAKRRTKPVYSIEGRIEDFEAQCEEIADSIEDSANSFEHQINPWVQLNCEEGENLKEVSIGTLTSWFEMVSGVRKIMEKYSVWTCGYCPEVQVGPKGHKVRLCKASKHQSRDGMHAWQEATLDDLVGPNYVWHVRDPSGPPLCNNLKRYYGKAPAVIELCVQAGAPVPELYRSMMRLDVVPPDRDEVDLVA comes from the exons ATGATTCTGGTGAAGAGAATTAGGTTTAGACAATTGATTAATCTTAATCAGTATCGTGTCGAAAGACATTGTTGTGGAGGTGGGTTTGATGAAGAAAGCATAAATGTGATTCCTTTTGGGGAAGAATTTCATGATCCTTTGTACACTGATTTGCCCGTGTCTCGAAAGAGTAAGTCAGAGAGGAAGCCTTACCCTACACCCATGAAAACCTTGATACAGAGAGCCAAGGAGGAGAAAGAATTGATGAAGTCTATGCCTTGTCGAATTCTTGAGCATCCACCTGATAATGGTCTTCTTGTTCCGGAGCTTGTGGATGTTTCTAAACGGGTTTACTTCGCTCGAGAAAACCTTCTTATTGGCATTTCAAAGCTACTTATTTTCATACCTGTTTTCAGATGCAG GTTTTGCTCTGAAGTTCACGTTGGCCCCGTGGGACATGATATACGTAGCTGCACTGGACCAAAGAGTGGTTTCCGAAGCTCAATGCATGAATGGGTAAGAGGAGGCGTAAACGACATTATTGATTTTCCCAAATGCTTTCATCTCTTTGACCGTGTTAAAAACCCCAGAGTTATCCATAAAGAGAGATTCAATTTTCCACGAATTCCTGCTGTTCTGGAGCTCTGTATACAAGCTGGTGTTAATCTCGAGAAGTATCCTGCAAAACGAAGAACGAAACCAGTTTACTCTATTGAGGGAAGGATTGAAGATTTTGAAGCACAATGTGAGGAAATTGCGGATTCAATCGAAGATAGTGCTAATAGTTTTGAGCACCAGATTAATCCGTGGGTACAATTGAACTGTGAGGAGGGGGAGAACTTGAAGGAGGTGAGCATTGGGACACTGACCTCGTGGTTTGAGATGGTATCAGGTGTGAGAAAGATCATGGAGAAATACTCGGTATGGACATGTGGATATTGCCCCGAAGTTCAGGTGGGTCCGAAAGGACACAAAGTCAGGTTGTGCAAGGCGTCTAAACACCAGTCTCGTGATGGTATGCACGCCTGGCAGGAGGCAACTCTCGATGATCTTGTGGGTCCTAACTATGTGTGGCATGTTCGAGACCCGTCAGGTCCACCTCTGTGCAATAACTTAAAGAGGTACTATGGAAAGGCTCCGGCCGTGATAGAGTTGTGTGTGCAAGCCGGCGCGCCTGTCCCAGAACTGTATAGAAGCATGATGCGGTTAGATGTAGTTCCTCCTGACCGTGATGAAGTTGATCTTGTTGCGTGA